The Kitasatospora sp. NBC_00374 genome has a segment encoding these proteins:
- a CDS encoding winged helix-turn-helix domain-containing protein codes for MTAMSLSADQARLIALRAQGLLGAPDRRAGVRGVLRHLGAVQLDTISVLARSHELVPYARLGAVGRPAVESAYWGAAATFEYWSHAACILPVEEWPLFAFRRRAYRARGNLWGHQVSPDTYRQVLDQLRAEGPLTSTELGGAKKTAEWWDWSDTKIAVERALSFGDVVCTERRGWKRVYRLAEQAVPDALYGREPSDAECLRQLVAQAGAALGVATRADLMDYHRLKAAQFDRAVDESGLVPVEVAGWSAPAWADPAALESAPRGRHRTTLLSPFDSLVWDRARTERIFGMTHRLEAYTPKHKRVHGYFAMPLLARGRLVGRVDPAREGRTLVARQVSLAAPKHLDALAAALREAAEWVGCDGVRVEALGDERLRPALQALLDG; via the coding sequence ATGACCGCCATGAGCCTCTCCGCCGACCAGGCCCGCCTGATCGCCCTCCGCGCCCAGGGACTGCTGGGCGCCCCGGACCGCCGTGCCGGCGTCCGGGGTGTGCTGCGCCACCTCGGCGCCGTCCAGCTGGACACCATCTCGGTCCTGGCCCGCTCGCACGAGCTGGTCCCGTACGCGCGGCTGGGCGCGGTCGGCCGCCCGGCCGTGGAGAGCGCGTACTGGGGCGCGGCGGCCACGTTCGAGTACTGGTCGCACGCGGCCTGCATCCTGCCGGTGGAGGAGTGGCCGCTGTTCGCGTTCCGCCGCCGCGCGTACCGTGCCCGGGGGAACCTCTGGGGCCATCAGGTCTCCCCCGACACGTACCGGCAGGTGCTCGACCAGCTGCGTGCCGAGGGTCCGCTCACCTCGACGGAGCTGGGCGGCGCCAAGAAGACCGCCGAGTGGTGGGACTGGTCCGACACCAAGATCGCGGTCGAGCGCGCGCTCTCCTTCGGCGACGTGGTCTGCACCGAGCGCCGCGGCTGGAAGCGGGTCTACCGGCTGGCCGAGCAGGCCGTTCCGGACGCGCTGTACGGGCGGGAGCCCAGCGACGCGGAGTGCCTGCGACAGCTGGTCGCCCAGGCCGGCGCCGCCCTCGGGGTGGCCACCCGGGCCGATCTGATGGACTACCACCGGCTCAAGGCCGCGCAGTTCGACCGAGCCGTGGACGAGTCCGGCCTGGTCCCGGTCGAGGTGGCCGGCTGGTCCGCGCCCGCCTGGGCCGACCCGGCGGCGCTGGAGTCCGCCCCGCGCGGCCGGCACCGCACCACCCTGCTGTCACCGTTCGACTCCCTGGTCTGGGACCGCGCCCGCACCGAGCGGATCTTCGGCATGACCCACCGTCTGGAGGCCTACACCCCCAAGCACAAGCGGGTGCACGGGTACTTCGCGATGCCGCTGCTGGCCCGGGGCCGGCTGGTCGGCCGGGTCGATCCGGCGCGCGAGGGACGGACCCTGGTGGCCCGTCAGGTCTCGCTGGCCGCGCCGAAGCACCTCGACGCGCTGGCCGCCGCGCTGCGCGAGGCCGCCGAGTGGGTCGGCTGCGACGGCGTCCGCGTGGAGGCGCTGGGCGACGAACGGCTGAGGCCGGCCCTCCAGGCCCTGCTGGACGGCTGA
- a CDS encoding response regulator, with protein MGEPFSQGLGGGRGVGRGEGDEPEYALRRTEPIRVLVVDDHALFRRGLEIVLAEEEDITVIGEAGDGAEAVLKAADLLPDIILMDVRMPRRSGIEACTAIKDVVPSAKIIMLTISDEEADLYEAIKAGATGYLLKEISTDEVATAIRAVADGQSQISPSMASKLLTEFKSMIQRRSDDRELVPAPRLTDRELEVLKLVATGMNNREIAKELFISENTVKNHVRNILEKLQLHSRMEAVVYAMREKILEIG; from the coding sequence ATGGGCGAGCCATTCAGCCAGGGTTTGGGAGGCGGCCGGGGGGTCGGACGCGGCGAGGGTGACGAACCCGAGTACGCGCTGCGCCGTACCGAGCCGATCCGGGTCCTGGTGGTGGACGACCACGCACTGTTCCGCCGAGGCCTGGAGATCGTGCTGGCCGAGGAGGAGGACATCACGGTCATCGGTGAGGCCGGCGACGGCGCCGAGGCCGTGCTCAAGGCGGCGGACCTGCTGCCGGACATCATCCTGATGGACGTCAGAATGCCGCGCCGGAGCGGGATCGAGGCCTGCACCGCGATCAAGGACGTGGTCCCCAGCGCCAAGATCATCATGCTGACGATAAGCGACGAGGAGGCCGACCTCTACGAGGCGATCAAGGCGGGTGCCACCGGGTACCTGCTCAAGGAGATCTCCACCGACGAGGTCGCGACCGCGATCCGGGCCGTGGCGGACGGACAGTCCCAGATCAGCCCCTCGATGGCCTCCAAGCTGCTCACCGAGTTCAAGTCGATGATCCAGCGCCGTTCCGACGACCGGGAGCTGGTCCCGGCGCCCCGGCTGACCGACCGGGAGCTGGAGGTGCTCAAGCTGGTGGCCACCGGGATGAACAACCGGGAGATCGCCAAGGAGTTGTTCATCAGCGAGAACACCGTCAAGAACCACGTCCGGAACATCCTGGAGAAGCTGCAGCTGCACTCCAGGATGGAGGCCGTGGTCTACGCGATGCGGGAGAAGATCCTCGAAATAGGCTGA
- the hpf gene encoding ribosome hibernation-promoting factor, HPF/YfiA family — translation MDIVVKGRKTEVPKRFREHVAEKLEKVQKFDGKVISLDVEVSKEHNPRQADRSERVEITLRTRGPVIRAEAAAADPYAALDLASAKLDAQLRKSADRRRVHKGGNGRTPISVAEATAALAALPETTRPETGTNGAVRKTMMGSLEVEGDGPLVVREKTHPAGPMSLDQALYEMELVGHDFYLFVEKDSGLPSVVYRRHGYHYGVIHLKEDHNAQGEAGGAGGAIGGPDED, via the coding sequence GTGGACATCGTCGTCAAGGGCCGCAAGACCGAGGTGCCGAAGAGGTTCCGCGAGCACGTGGCCGAGAAGCTGGAGAAGGTCCAGAAGTTTGACGGCAAGGTGATCAGCCTCGACGTCGAGGTGTCCAAGGAACACAACCCGCGCCAGGCCGACCGCTCCGAGCGGGTCGAGATCACCCTCCGTACCCGTGGCCCGGTGATCCGGGCCGAGGCCGCCGCGGCCGACCCCTACGCGGCCCTCGACCTGGCCTCGGCGAAGCTGGACGCGCAGCTGCGCAAGTCCGCCGACCGCCGTCGTGTGCACAAGGGCGGCAACGGCCGCACCCCGATCAGCGTCGCGGAGGCGACGGCGGCACTGGCTGCCCTCCCCGAGACGACGCGGCCCGAGACCGGCACCAACGGGGCGGTTCGCAAGACCATGATGGGATCGCTGGAGGTGGAGGGCGACGGCCCCCTCGTCGTCCGGGAGAAGACCCACCCCGCCGGTCCGATGTCGCTGGACCAGGCGCTGTACGAGATGGAGCTCGTCGGCCACGACTTCTACCTGTTCGTGGAGAAGGACAGCGGCCTGCCGAGCGTGGTCTACCGCCGGCACGGCTACCACTACGGCGTGATCCACCTCAAGGAGGACCACAACGCCCAGGGTGAGGCCGGTGGCGCAGGCGGCGCGATCGGTGGACCGGACGAGGACTGA
- a CDS encoding ComF family protein → MTALSIPATHRLGLLDLLLPAVCVGCRGGPGQLCPECRRLLAAARPGPAGPRPAPPGLPPLHAAGPYAEPLRSLLIAHKERGALRLAGPLGALLAGAVRSAAGDTGPVLLVPVPSTRRSVRARGHDPMLRLARSAARALRRSGRYARVAPVLRQTRRVADQAGLDADGRRRNLAGALAVPARSAARLGGAGQRHRLVLVDDLVTTGASLAEAARALAAAGLAPYAAATVAAVARRPAAPGAGPRRARPQEGRPEQRGPGRGARGQPG, encoded by the coding sequence ATGACCGCTCTGTCCATTCCGGCCACCCATCGCCTCGGGCTCCTCGACCTCCTGCTCCCGGCCGTCTGCGTCGGCTGCCGGGGCGGGCCCGGTCAGCTCTGCCCGGAGTGCCGCAGGCTGCTGGCCGCCGCCCGGCCGGGCCCCGCCGGCCCACGCCCCGCACCGCCCGGCCTGCCCCCGCTGCACGCCGCCGGGCCGTACGCGGAGCCGCTCCGGAGCCTGCTGATCGCCCACAAGGAGCGCGGCGCGCTGCGGCTCGCCGGGCCGCTCGGCGCACTACTGGCCGGTGCGGTCCGGTCGGCCGCCGGCGACACCGGGCCGGTCCTGCTCGTCCCGGTGCCCTCCACCCGTCGGTCGGTCCGCGCCCGGGGCCACGATCCGATGCTCCGGCTGGCCCGGTCGGCCGCCCGGGCCCTGCGCCGGTCCGGCCGCTACGCCCGGGTCGCCCCGGTGCTGCGCCAGACCCGCCGGGTGGCGGACCAGGCGGGGCTGGACGCGGACGGGAGGCGGCGCAATCTCGCCGGCGCCCTGGCGGTACCGGCCCGGTCTGCGGCGCGGCTCGGCGGGGCCGGACAGCGCCACCGCCTGGTCCTGGTGGACGACCTGGTCACCACCGGCGCGAGCCTGGCCGAGGCCGCCCGGGCGCTGGCCGCCGCGGGCCTCGCGCCGTACGCGGCCGCCACCGTCGCCGCGGTCGCCAGACGGCCCGCCGCGCCCGGGGCCGGCCCGCGGCGGGCCCGGCCGCAGGAGGGCCGACCGGAGCAGCGTGGGCCCGGGCGGGGAGCCCGGGGTCAGCCCGGGTAG
- a CDS encoding LpqB family beta-propeller domain-containing protein codes for MRRTRSRRTDPRRAAALVWGTLLAFLATGCIGMPEGGPPSRVEIPQGAGAENLQVRVYPVAPYKGEAPVDLLTGFLDAANADEANYGTAKKYLTAAAGTRWDPEAGVSVLDNLDKAGSPLPEGSTATQVSVTGDLVGGLDAKHSYRAAADGARFQENFTFVKETEGANKGEWRIDKLPDGLITNQTTFKNGYRAVHRYFFGLTDPSAERARTASVLVPDPIYLRRRIDPLTAAAKALAAGPSTWLAPAVYSAFDGVRIVGPVTVSDSKTATVKVDVPDFAGRSDLCQQMAGQLYHTLADQQGKAPIQRLDLSGVKGGCTIGADAAARVAPGSLAGSFGAYQYYQLETGQMMVSPGDDQGHPLSGPLGQPTPAGQSGEPRPGTFAVRRDAGAVAVIGADGRTLQVVGTGDNDKIGAPVLTSRAPQPDQGLTSPSWDGRGDLWLVDRDPANRRVVMVRGAAAYTVDVHGLNGRTVQSLKVSSDGTRVALVLSNPKDNARTVELGLLTHRGTASAPLAEISGLRPIAPLLTEVTAVSWADTDQLLVLGREKEKLQQLHYLGTDGSQSSDSPLQGGESMTSVSATESRVGDTVPPVLAVSDHHIYRLQGTQWREVSVPQQHPALSFSYPG; via the coding sequence GTGCGAAGGACACGCAGCCGGAGGACTGACCCGCGTCGGGCCGCCGCGCTCGTCTGGGGGACCCTCCTCGCCTTCCTGGCCACCGGCTGCATCGGTATGCCCGAGGGCGGTCCGCCCTCGCGGGTGGAGATACCCCAGGGCGCCGGTGCCGAGAACCTGCAGGTCCGGGTCTACCCGGTGGCGCCGTACAAGGGCGAGGCCCCGGTGGACCTGCTGACCGGCTTCCTGGACGCCGCCAACGCGGACGAGGCCAACTACGGCACCGCGAAGAAGTACCTCACCGCGGCCGCCGGGACCAGGTGGGACCCGGAGGCCGGCGTCTCGGTGCTGGACAACCTCGACAAGGCCGGCTCCCCGCTGCCCGAGGGCTCCACCGCCACCCAGGTCTCGGTCACCGGTGACCTGGTCGGCGGGCTGGACGCCAAGCACTCGTACCGGGCGGCGGCCGACGGGGCGCGATTCCAGGAGAACTTCACCTTCGTCAAGGAGACCGAGGGCGCGAACAAGGGCGAGTGGCGGATCGACAAGCTCCCCGACGGGCTGATCACCAACCAGACGACCTTCAAGAACGGCTACCGGGCCGTCCACCGCTACTTCTTCGGTCTCACCGACCCGTCGGCGGAGCGCGCCCGGACGGCCTCGGTGCTGGTGCCCGACCCGATCTACCTGCGCCGGCGGATCGACCCGCTGACGGCGGCGGCCAAGGCGCTGGCCGCCGGGCCCTCCACCTGGCTCGCGCCAGCCGTCTACTCGGCCTTCGACGGGGTCCGGATCGTGGGCCCGGTGACCGTCAGCGACAGCAAGACCGCCACCGTCAAGGTGGACGTGCCCGACTTCGCCGGCCGCAGCGACCTGTGCCAGCAGATGGCCGGGCAGCTCTACCACACCCTGGCCGACCAGCAGGGGAAGGCGCCGATCCAGCGGCTGGACCTGAGCGGCGTCAAGGGCGGCTGCACCATCGGCGCCGACGCGGCGGCCCGGGTCGCACCCGGCAGCCTGGCCGGCAGCTTCGGCGCGTACCAGTACTACCAGCTGGAGACCGGTCAGATGATGGTGTCGCCCGGCGACGACCAGGGCCACCCGCTGTCCGGTCCGCTGGGCCAGCCGACGCCGGCCGGGCAGTCCGGCGAGCCCAGGCCCGGCACCTTCGCGGTCCGCCGGGACGCGGGCGCGGTGGCGGTGATCGGCGCCGACGGGCGCACCCTCCAGGTGGTCGGTACGGGCGACAACGACAAGATCGGCGCGCCGGTGCTGACCAGCCGGGCGCCGCAGCCCGACCAGGGCCTGACCTCGCCCAGCTGGGACGGCCGGGGGGACCTGTGGCTGGTCGACCGCGACCCCGCGAACCGGCGGGTGGTGATGGTCCGGGGCGCCGCCGCCTACACCGTCGACGTGCACGGGCTGAACGGGCGCACGGTGCAGTCCCTCAAGGTCTCCTCGGACGGCACCCGGGTCGCCCTGGTGCTCAGCAACCCCAAGGACAACGCCCGCACCGTGGAGCTCGGTCTGCTGACCCACCGGGGCACCGCGAGCGCGCCGCTGGCGGAGATCTCCGGCCTGCGGCCGATCGCTCCGCTGCTGACCGAGGTCACCGCGGTGTCCTGGGCGGACACCGACCAGCTGCTGGTGCTCGGCCGGGAGAAGGAGAAGCTGCAGCAGCTGCACTACCTGGGCACCGACGGCTCGCAGAGCAGCGACTCACCGCTGCAGGGCGGTGAGTCGATGACCTCGGTCTCGGCCACCGAGAGCCGGGTGGGTGACACCGTGCCACCGGTGCTGGCCGTCTCGGACCACCACATCTACCGGCTGCAGGGCACCCAGTGGCGTGAGGTGTCCGTCCCCCAGCAGCACCCGGCGCTCTCGTTCTCCTACCCGGGCTGA
- the mtrB gene encoding MtrAB system histidine kinase MtrB, translating into MRGAVLSSTTQGHRPRRGPAALLALVARQFRRPFNRLIAVYRRSIQVRVVATTLLLSVAVVLVLGVVVVAQVRNGLLETKRHAAQGQAIGGFQIEQDKINEAKKLQAKAGANADPAREEIGTWLIKQVTDLSSGGAGVYSVIAILPSAGQEASSSEADFRGAWYSGDILPISISKQLQEDVARQPDVPHEQTTIIHRGDGKGPSDESGLVIGKQFVGPDPANTEYQLYYVFSLDQETKTLGLVVTTLATAGVFLVMLLGGIAWLVVRQVVTPVRMAAGISERLAAGHLEERMKVTGTDDIARLGDSFNRMANGLQAQIRQLEELSRVQRRFVSDVSHELRTPLTTVRMAADLIYDSRDDLDPMAARSAELLQEQLDRFESLLADLLEISRFDAGAAILDAEPVDLRDIVTRVVEAADPLAQAKGSAVIIRGAENPVVTEVDSRRIERILRNLVVNALEHGEGRDVVIRLGAGDGAVAVGVRDYGIGLKPGEASRVFHRFWRADPSRVRTTGGTGLGLSIAVEDAHLHGGWLQAWGEPGGGSHFRLTLPRTRGGELVRAPFRLEPEDSRHNRGLASTGAPYRRSQRPSGATALTSSGELAALQSDTPETPEGGPSGFGSGLGGVLSIGPGLGRAPVAPVADPSDVRSAAGGYGATGAQVVVDRPAGRPAAQQAAGARPQAGEQEGTEGAKDTQPED; encoded by the coding sequence GTGCGCGGCGCCGTGCTGAGCTCGACCACCCAGGGCCACCGCCCGCGGCGTGGCCCGGCGGCGCTGCTCGCGCTGGTGGCCCGTCAGTTCCGTCGCCCGTTCAACCGGCTGATAGCCGTCTACCGGCGGTCGATCCAGGTGCGGGTGGTCGCCACCACGCTGCTGCTGTCGGTCGCCGTGGTGCTGGTGCTCGGCGTGGTCGTGGTGGCCCAGGTCCGCAACGGCCTGCTGGAGACCAAGCGCCACGCCGCGCAGGGCCAGGCCATCGGTGGCTTCCAGATCGAGCAGGACAAGATCAACGAGGCGAAGAAGCTCCAGGCCAAGGCCGGGGCCAACGCCGATCCCGCCCGGGAGGAGATCGGGACCTGGCTGATCAAGCAGGTCACCGACCTCTCCAGCGGTGGTGCCGGCGTCTACTCGGTGATCGCCATCCTGCCCTCGGCCGGGCAGGAGGCGAGCAGCTCCGAGGCGGACTTCCGCGGCGCCTGGTACTCCGGCGACATCCTGCCGATCAGCATCTCCAAGCAGCTGCAGGAGGACGTCGCCCGGCAGCCGGACGTCCCGCACGAGCAGACCACGATCATCCACCGCGGCGACGGGAAGGGGCCCTCCGACGAGAGCGGCCTGGTGATCGGCAAGCAGTTCGTCGGCCCCGACCCGGCCAACACCGAGTACCAGCTGTACTACGTCTTCTCGCTCGACCAGGAGACCAAGACCCTCGGGCTGGTGGTCACCACCCTGGCCACCGCCGGCGTCTTCCTGGTGATGCTGCTCGGCGGCATCGCCTGGCTGGTGGTCCGGCAGGTGGTGACCCCGGTGCGGATGGCGGCCGGGATCTCCGAGCGGCTGGCCGCGGGCCACCTCGAGGAGCGGATGAAGGTCACCGGCACCGACGACATCGCCAGGCTCGGCGACTCGTTCAACCGGATGGCCAACGGACTGCAGGCCCAGATCCGGCAGCTGGAGGAGCTCTCCCGGGTGCAGCGGCGGTTCGTCTCGGACGTCTCGCACGAGCTGCGTACCCCGCTCACCACCGTCCGGATGGCCGCCGACCTCATCTACGACAGCCGGGACGACCTGGACCCGATGGCGGCCCGCTCGGCGGAGCTGCTCCAGGAGCAGCTGGACCGTTTCGAGTCGCTGCTCGCCGACCTGCTGGAGATCAGCCGCTTCGACGCCGGCGCCGCGATCCTGGACGCCGAGCCCGTCGACCTGCGGGACATCGTGACCCGGGTGGTGGAGGCGGCCGACCCGCTGGCACAGGCCAAGGGCAGCGCAGTGATCATCCGCGGCGCCGAGAACCCGGTGGTCACCGAGGTCGACTCGCGGCGGATCGAGCGCATTCTGCGCAACCTGGTGGTCAACGCTCTGGAGCACGGCGAGGGACGTGACGTGGTCATCCGGCTCGGTGCCGGGGACGGCGCGGTCGCGGTCGGCGTCCGCGACTACGGCATCGGCCTCAAGCCGGGCGAGGCGTCCCGGGTCTTCCACCGCTTCTGGCGGGCCGACCCGTCCCGGGTCCGGACCACCGGTGGGACCGGCCTCGGCCTGTCGATCGCGGTCGAGGACGCCCATCTGCACGGCGGCTGGCTCCAGGCCTGGGGCGAGCCCGGCGGCGGTTCGCACTTCCGGCTCACCCTGCCGCGCACCCGCGGCGGAGAGCTGGTCCGGGCGCCGTTCCGGCTGGAGCCCGAGGACTCCCGGCACAACCGCGGCCTGGCCTCCACCGGTGCGCCCTACCGGCGCTCGCAGCGCCCGTCGGGTGCCACCGCGCTGACCTCCTCCGGCGAGCTGGCCGCGCTCCAGTCGGACACCCCGGAGACCCCCGAGGGCGGCCCGAGCGGGTTCGGCAGCGGCCTGGGCGGGGTGCTCAGCATCGGCCCCGGCCTCGGCCGGGCCCCGGTGGCGCCGGTGGCCGACCCGTCGGACGTCCGGTCGGCAGCCGGAGGGTACGGTGCGACGGGCGCCCAGGTGGTGGTCGACCGGCCGGCCGGCCGGCCGGCGGCACAGCAGGCCGCGGGCGCACGGCCCCAGGCCGGCGAGCAGGAGGGGACTGAGGGTGCGAAGGACACGCAGCCGGAGGACTGA
- the mtrA gene encoding MtrAB system response regulator MtrA, whose translation MKGRVLVVDDDTALAEMLGIVLRGEGFEPFFVADGDKALAAFRETKPDLVLLDLMLPGRDGIDVCRQIRAESGIPIVMLTAKTDTVDIVVGLESGADDYVTKPFKPKELVARVRARLRRAEEPTPEQLTIGDLVIDVAGHSVKREGRGIPLTPLEFDLLVALARKPWQVFTREVLLEQVWGYRHAADTRLVNVHVQRLRSKIEKDPERPEIVVTVRGVGYKAGPS comes from the coding sequence ATGAAGGGACGCGTCCTCGTCGTTGATGACGACACCGCACTTGCCGAGATGCTCGGCATCGTGCTGCGTGGTGAGGGTTTTGAGCCGTTTTTCGTCGCGGATGGGGACAAGGCGCTGGCCGCCTTCCGGGAGACCAAGCCGGATCTCGTCCTCCTCGACCTGATGCTGCCCGGCAGGGACGGCATCGACGTCTGCCGCCAGATCCGGGCGGAGTCGGGCATTCCGATTGTGATGCTCACCGCGAAGACCGACACGGTCGACATCGTGGTGGGCCTGGAGTCCGGGGCCGACGACTACGTCACCAAGCCGTTCAAGCCCAAGGAGCTGGTGGCCCGGGTCCGGGCCCGCCTGCGCCGGGCGGAGGAGCCCACGCCGGAGCAGCTGACCATAGGTGACCTGGTCATCGACGTGGCCGGCCACTCGGTCAAGCGGGAAGGCCGGGGTATCCCGCTCACCCCGCTGGAGTTCGACCTGCTGGTCGCGCTGGCCCGCAAGCCCTGGCAGGTGTTCACCCGCGAGGTGCTGCTGGAGCAGGTCTGGGGCTACCGCCACGCGGCGGACACCCGGCTGGTCAACGTCCATGTGCAGCGCCTCCGGTCCAAGATCGAGAAGGACCCGGAGCGCCCCGAGATCGTGGTGACGGTCCGCGGCGTCGGCTACAAGGCGGGGCCCAGCTGA
- a CDS encoding DUF4129 domain-containing protein yields MPNWGEGVLLASGTPVTVPRDQARDAARDELLNPIYHRNDPGLIERIQTWLSDRLDDLLSGVGSATDSTTGVVLLLLMAAVAVAALWWRLGAPRRRARGTARLFEADGPLSAAQHRSAARAHADAGDWSEAVREQMRAVVRALEERTLLDVRPGRTADEAAAEAGRAMPAHAAALAAAARSFDDIAYGDRTAEAADYQSLAELDRALEATRPTLAPAVGGAA; encoded by the coding sequence ATGCCGAACTGGGGGGAGGGCGTGCTGCTCGCGAGCGGCACACCCGTCACCGTCCCGCGCGACCAGGCCCGGGACGCCGCACGCGACGAACTGCTCAACCCGATCTACCACCGAAACGACCCCGGCCTGATCGAGCGGATCCAGACCTGGCTCTCGGACCGCCTCGACGACCTGCTCTCCGGGGTGGGCTCCGCCACCGACAGCACCACCGGTGTGGTCCTGCTGCTGCTGATGGCCGCCGTGGCGGTGGCCGCGCTCTGGTGGCGGCTCGGCGCTCCCCGCCGCCGCGCCCGCGGCACCGCCCGGCTCTTCGAGGCCGACGGACCGCTCAGCGCCGCCCAGCACCGGTCGGCGGCCCGCGCCCACGCCGACGCCGGTGACTGGTCCGAAGCGGTGCGCGAGCAGATGCGCGCCGTCGTGCGCGCCCTGGAGGAGCGCACCCTGCTGGACGTCCGTCCGGGCCGGACCGCCGACGAGGCGGCCGCCGAGGCCGGCCGGGCCATGCCCGCGCACGCCGCGGCGCTGGCCGCCGCCGCCCGGAGCTTCGACGACATCGCGTACGGCGACCGGACCGCCGAGGCGGCCGACTACCAGTCCCTGGCCGAGCTGGACCGGGCCCTGGAAGCGACCCGCCCGACCCTCGCCCCGGCCGTCGGAGGCGCCGCATGA
- a CDS encoding DUF4350 domain-containing protein, producing the protein MTTAPPPAPAPAIPAAPETAPATPAAAPTSLAPGGRRLWRRSRWYLLALAFLLSVGVLLGGLGNDSAWAPLDPRSPDPEGARAAVVLLGREGVDVRTVEGESALAAALREPGTTVVLPRPDLLSRAQLARLGAVPPGSAGRLVLISPRQDALDALAPGITVVTDPDGVPGVAATISTAPGCRLPEAVRAGNAELGGLLYDAGSEDLGCYPRHGHQSLVRHAGSGDRETVVLGTAQALTNDRLDENGNAALALGLLGAHQRLAWYLPDYSAPVPPSVHRKQFEDFIPAGWNWAALQLIVAAVLAAFWRGRRLGPVVGERLPIVVRATETTEGRARLYHRAKARGRAADALRRAAVHRIAPVLGVPVTAGDPDPTALGAAVAERLGRPAADVQSLLYGGPPTDDAALLRLTDDLDALERQVRQP; encoded by the coding sequence ATGACCACCGCACCCCCACCCGCCCCCGCACCCGCGATACCCGCCGCGCCCGAAACGGCCCCGGCGACCCCGGCCGCCGCGCCGACCAGCCTGGCCCCCGGCGGCCGCCGGCTCTGGCGGCGCTCCCGCTGGTACCTGCTCGCCCTCGCCTTCCTGCTGTCCGTCGGCGTGCTGCTCGGCGGTCTCGGCAACGACAGCGCCTGGGCACCGCTGGACCCCCGCTCGCCCGACCCCGAGGGCGCCCGGGCCGCCGTCGTCCTGCTCGGACGCGAGGGTGTGGACGTCCGGACCGTCGAGGGCGAGTCCGCCCTCGCCGCCGCACTGCGCGAGCCCGGCACCACCGTCGTCCTCCCCCGGCCCGACCTGCTCAGCCGGGCCCAGCTCGCCCGCCTCGGCGCCGTCCCCCCCGGCAGCGCCGGCCGGCTGGTCCTCATCTCCCCGCGGCAGGACGCACTCGACGCACTCGCCCCCGGCATCACCGTGGTGACCGACCCGGACGGGGTCCCCGGCGTCGCGGCGACGATCAGCACCGCACCCGGCTGCCGGCTCCCCGAAGCCGTCCGCGCGGGCAACGCCGAGCTGGGCGGCCTGCTGTACGACGCGGGCTCCGAGGACCTCGGCTGCTACCCGCGGCACGGCCACCAGAGCCTCGTCCGGCACGCCGGGAGCGGCGACCGCGAGACGGTCGTCCTGGGCACCGCCCAGGCGCTCACCAACGACCGGCTGGACGAGAACGGCAACGCCGCACTCGCCCTCGGCCTGCTCGGCGCGCACCAGCGTCTGGCCTGGTACCTGCCCGACTACAGCGCCCCCGTACCGCCCTCGGTCCACCGCAAGCAGTTCGAGGACTTCATCCCGGCCGGCTGGAACTGGGCCGCGCTCCAACTGATCGTCGCGGCCGTCCTGGCGGCCTTCTGGCGCGGCCGCCGGCTCGGGCCGGTGGTCGGTGAACGACTGCCGATCGTGGTGCGGGCCACCGAGACGACCGAGGGCCGGGCCCGGCTCTACCACCGCGCCAAGGCCCGCGGCCGGGCCGCCGACGCACTGCGCCGGGCCGCCGTCCACCGGATCGCCCCCGTGCTCGGCGTCCCCGTGACCGCCGGCGACCCCGACCCCACGGCCCTCGGCGCGGCCGTCGCCGAGCGCCTCGGCCGCCCCGCCGCCGACGTCCAGTCACTGCTGTACGGCGGACCGCCCACCGACGACGCCGCACTGCTGCGGCTCACCGACGACCTCGACGCCCTGGAAAGGCAGGTACGACAGCCGTGA